One Glutamicibacter mishrai genomic window carries:
- a CDS encoding DUF3043 domain-containing protein — protein MFGRKKDEPQSPVNVQPVEQASESPDGRKSGPTPKRSAQQANRQRPLVPTDRKAAKEAERQQRIEAQNRLRIANETGDERYLMPRDKGEQKRYTRNFIDARWMFGEFMMFIILAFLVVSLVFQKNLQVQMFVQLALWVVIALIILEAIFTSIVLKRRLVAKFGHMERGVRMYAAMRGMQFRKLRLPKPQVARGAKID, from the coding sequence GTGTTTGGACGTAAGAAGGATGAACCTCAATCCCCCGTAAATGTACAGCCCGTAGAGCAGGCATCGGAATCACCCGATGGTCGCAAATCGGGGCCAACGCCCAAGCGCAGTGCGCAGCAGGCGAACCGTCAGCGACCTCTGGTTCCTACGGATCGGAAGGCAGCCAAGGAGGCCGAGCGGCAGCAGCGTATTGAAGCTCAGAATCGCTTGCGCATTGCCAATGAAACCGGTGACGAACGCTACCTGATGCCACGCGATAAGGGTGAGCAGAAGCGCTACACCCGCAATTTCATCGATGCTCGTTGGATGTTCGGCGAGTTCATGATGTTCATCATCCTGGCCTTCCTCGTGGTCTCGCTGGTCTTCCAGAAGAACCTGCAGGTTCAGATGTTTGTCCAGCTGGCCTTGTGGGTCGTGATTGCCTTGATCATCCTCGAAGCCATCTTTACTTCGATCGTGTTGAAGCGTCGCTTGGTGGCCAAGTTCGGTCATATGGAGCGTGGTGTTCGCATGTACGCGGCGATGCGTGGCATGCAGTTCCGCAAGCTGCGCTTGCCAAAGCCGCAGGTTGCACGTGGAGCAAAGATCGACTAA
- a CDS encoding quinone-dependent dihydroorotate dehydrogenase, giving the protein MRIYPLVFKHVFTKMDPEQAHHFAFNAIKVAQRAGLTKVVRKFFAPSPKLKRTVMGIEFPSPFGLAAGFDKGATGIVALSDIGFGHVEIGTVTGQAQPGNPQPRLFRLVEDRAVINRMGFNNEGAERVAARVANARQQLKGDYSQTRPVIGVNIGKTKVVELEDAVGDYLTSTRQLAIHADYLVVNVSSPNTPGLRLLQSVESLRPLLTEVGQLADKVSGRHIPLLVKIAPDLSDEDVADVAQLAIELELDGIIATNTTIARDGLTSDSAKVEEIGAGGLSGAPLKERSLAVLRQLRSLVPAEMALIAVGGVENAQDVKDRLDAGADLVQGYTAFLYEGPFWARSINKGLERML; this is encoded by the coding sequence ATGCGCATATACCCATTGGTCTTCAAGCACGTATTCACCAAAATGGATCCTGAACAGGCTCATCATTTTGCCTTTAACGCCATCAAGGTTGCGCAACGTGCGGGCCTGACTAAAGTGGTCCGCAAGTTTTTCGCACCTTCTCCAAAGCTGAAGCGCACGGTCATGGGCATTGAGTTCCCATCGCCCTTTGGCTTGGCAGCAGGTTTCGACAAGGGCGCTACCGGAATTGTCGCGCTCAGCGACATTGGTTTTGGCCATGTTGAAATCGGCACCGTCACCGGGCAAGCACAGCCGGGTAACCCTCAGCCTCGCCTTTTCCGTCTCGTTGAAGATCGTGCAGTCATTAATCGCATGGGCTTCAACAACGAAGGCGCCGAGCGCGTCGCCGCACGCGTTGCCAATGCTCGACAGCAGTTGAAGGGCGACTACTCGCAGACTCGACCCGTGATCGGCGTGAACATCGGCAAGACCAAGGTGGTGGAGCTAGAGGACGCTGTGGGGGACTACCTGACTTCCACGCGCCAACTGGCTATCCACGCTGATTACCTGGTGGTCAATGTATCCAGCCCGAATACCCCTGGTCTTCGGCTGCTGCAAAGCGTTGAATCCTTGCGGCCGCTGCTGACTGAAGTCGGCCAGCTTGCGGATAAGGTTTCAGGTCGCCATATTCCTTTGCTGGTCAAGATCGCACCGGATCTCAGCGATGAGGACGTCGCCGACGTTGCGCAGCTGGCCATCGAGCTTGAGCTCGACGGGATCATCGCAACCAACACCACCATCGCCCGCGATGGGTTGACTAGCGACTCGGCCAAGGTCGAGGAAATTGGTGCTGGCGGATTGTCCGGCGCGCCATTGAAAGAGCGTTCCCTGGCTGTACTGCGTCAGTTGCGCTCTCTTGTTCCCGCAGAAATGGCGCTGATCGCTGTGGGCGGCGTGGAGAATGCGCAAGACGTCAAGGATCGCTTGGACGCAGGTGCAGATCTCGTTCAGGGATACACCGCTTTCTTGTACGAAGGCCCGTTCTGGGCGCGCTCCATCAATAAGGGCTTGGAACGCATGCTCTAA